One window of Acidimicrobiales bacterium genomic DNA carries:
- a CDS encoding RimK/LysX family protein, with protein sequence MKRSEPSRPKTVIGWREWVGLPDCGVPRIKAKVDTGARTSALHAFSLEEFVEGDTLWVRFEVHPDQRSSEGAVIVTAPIVEHRRIRSSNGTVQNRPVIRTTLEAVNHRIPIDVTLTNRDEMGFRMLIGRAALRKRFLVDPTRSYCGGK encoded by the coding sequence GTGAAGCGTTCGGAACCGTCTCGACCGAAGACGGTGATCGGGTGGCGCGAGTGGGTCGGTCTGCCCGACTGCGGTGTGCCGCGCATCAAGGCGAAGGTCGACACCGGTGCCCGCACATCGGCGCTGCACGCCTTCTCGCTCGAGGAGTTCGTCGAGGGCGACACGCTCTGGGTCCGCTTCGAGGTCCACCCCGACCAGCGGTCCTCCGAGGGAGCCGTCATCGTCACCGCCCCGATCGTCGAGCATCGCAGGATCCGCAGTTCCAACGGCACGGTCCAGAACCGACCGGTGATCCGTACCACCCTCGAGGCGGTCAACCACAGGATTCCCATCGATGTCACCCTCACCAATCGCGACGAGATGGGCTTTCGCATGCTGATCGGCCGCGCCGCCCTGCGGAAGCGCTTCCTCGTCGACC